A stretch of the Candidatus Jettenia sp. AMX2 genome encodes the following:
- a CDS encoding lysophospholipid acyltransferase family protein: MRKLTLLIIGVLGACIIRLLVFTIRVKDVPEGFTKKIKNIHAIYAVWHCMILAPAYTGKGSNVQVLISQHSDGEYIAQVVKRLGFGVIRGSTTRGGMRALKALIDKAKAGYSLAITPDGPRGPRFVVQSGGIYLGKKTQLPIIPIVIGLSGYWELRSWDRFRIPKPFSRALIMYGEPIYIPSEPGKEDVEYYRLLLEKTMREMADKVDKLA; encoded by the coding sequence GTGAGAAAATTAACATTATTAATCATAGGAGTTCTGGGGGCATGCATAATAAGATTATTAGTTTTTACAATTCGTGTTAAAGATGTCCCGGAAGGGTTTACTAAAAAGATAAAAAACATCCATGCCATTTATGCTGTATGGCATTGTATGATACTTGCACCTGCTTATACCGGGAAAGGTAGCAATGTACAGGTACTGATTAGTCAGCACTCAGACGGTGAATATATTGCACAGGTAGTTAAACGGCTTGGTTTTGGTGTTATACGGGGATCAACAACAAGGGGTGGTATGCGGGCCTTAAAAGCCCTGATTGATAAAGCAAAAGCAGGATATTCGCTTGCAATAACACCCGACGGGCCGCGGGGGCCCCGGTTTGTCGTTCAATCTGGGGGCATTTATCTTGGTAAAAAAACACAATTACCTATTATCCCCATTGTGATCGGTCTGTCAGGTTACTGGGAGTTGCGAAGTTGGGACAGATTCCGCATTCCCAAACCATTTTCCAGGGCATTGATTATGTATGGTGAGCCTATTTATATTCCCTCTGAGCCGGGGAAAGAAGATGTAGAATACTATAGATTGTTATTGGAAAAAACAATGAGAGAAATGGCAGATAAAGTAGACAAACTAGCGTGA
- a CDS encoding DUF2851 family protein, with the protein MLNIRKCISEYMERGYVANYFSNVYQQGIISLYADLKKGGMHHRFPLFILEGTEKLIKEELVRCIWFGQHIKKDKLHTDDGLRLEVLSPGWWNSEGGPDFRLTEILLEGKGLVKGNTEIHVFASDWRRHLHDKQETYNSVCLHVVMWNDQEEKYVKNFAGQLIPQLTLSRYLNTELDDIIDLIDVESALKGGRIHPGHCKTELENRTVDEQWLGRFLDFAGDERIIRKAKRYERWMEIIPFDQALYEAVMESLGYKENKKPFLTLASRMPLKDIRSLIPEDVPVQEKAIQIQSLLLGIAGLLPYQSNSKMPGVFDSETMQYANTIEQAWYVQKQKLGKVSMSKNEWVYSGIRPANFPERRIVAVAHLLSQYMSEGLFHHLLSIFRAGDNENVSTIPTVTKSTLSLFLTIQDPYWSFHYRIGGKKLKKSQKLLGKERVSHILVNVIIPILLIYARKQNDLKLEKILHLTYTNYAPLPITSVIRFMEDRILGQSKASKKIINSARRQQGLYQLFRDFCENDTTSCNTCALYLSMVKNKSC; encoded by the coding sequence ATGCTTAACATCAGGAAGTGTATCTCAGAATATATGGAACGCGGGTATGTTGCAAATTACTTTTCAAATGTCTATCAACAAGGAATAATTTCCCTGTATGCGGATTTGAAAAAAGGGGGAATGCATCACCGTTTTCCCCTTTTTATTCTTGAGGGAACAGAGAAGCTCATTAAGGAAGAATTGGTACGGTGTATCTGGTTCGGACAGCATATTAAAAAAGATAAACTTCATACTGATGATGGCTTACGTTTAGAGGTATTGTCGCCAGGCTGGTGGAATTCTGAAGGGGGACCGGATTTCAGGCTTACGGAAATCCTTTTGGAAGGTAAGGGCCTCGTAAAAGGAAATACAGAGATCCATGTTTTTGCATCTGACTGGAGGAGACACCTGCATGATAAACAGGAAACATATAACAGTGTCTGTTTGCATGTTGTTATGTGGAATGACCAGGAGGAGAAGTATGTTAAGAATTTTGCCGGACAATTAATTCCACAGCTAACGTTATCGAGATACTTAAATACTGAACTTGATGACATAATTGATTTGATTGATGTTGAGTCCGCCCTGAAAGGTGGAAGGATACATCCCGGGCATTGTAAAACAGAACTGGAAAATCGTACAGTAGATGAGCAATGGTTGGGTCGTTTTCTTGATTTTGCAGGAGATGAACGTATCATCCGGAAGGCGAAAAGGTATGAGAGGTGGATGGAAATTATCCCTTTTGACCAAGCCCTCTACGAGGCTGTCATGGAATCATTGGGGTATAAGGAAAACAAAAAGCCGTTTTTAACACTGGCTTCCCGCATGCCGCTGAAGGATATCCGTTCTCTGATTCCCGAAGATGTTCCCGTTCAGGAAAAAGCAATACAAATACAATCATTGTTATTAGGAATAGCCGGATTGCTTCCATACCAAAGCAATTCAAAAATGCCAGGTGTTTTTGATAGTGAGACGATGCAATATGCAAACACCATCGAGCAGGCATGGTATGTGCAAAAGCAAAAACTCGGTAAGGTTTCTATGTCAAAAAACGAATGGGTTTATTCCGGAATAAGGCCTGCAAATTTTCCGGAAAGACGAATTGTAGCTGTTGCTCATCTTCTTTCTCAGTATATGTCAGAAGGATTATTTCATCATTTACTCAGTATTTTCCGTGCAGGAGATAATGAAAATGTATCCACCATACCTACAGTAACAAAAAGTACCCTGTCGCTCTTTCTTACTATTCAGGATCCCTATTGGTCTTTTCATTATAGAATAGGCGGGAAAAAATTGAAAAAATCGCAAAAACTACTTGGCAAGGAAAGAGTTTCTCATATTCTTGTTAACGTTATTATTCCTATATTGCTTATATATGCAAGAAAACAGAATGACCTCAAATTAGAAAAGATTCTCCATCTTACATATACAAACTATGCGCCGCTTCCCATAACAAGCGTAATAAGATTTATGGAAGACCGTATCCTGGGACAATCAAAGGCATCAAAAAAAATCATTAACTCTGCCAGAAGGCAGCAAGGACTCTATCAACTTTTCAGGGATTTTTGTGAGAACGATACTACAAGTTGTAATACATGCGCTCTTTATTTGTCTATGGTTAAAAATAAAAGCTGTTAA
- the era gene encoding GTPase Era — protein MQSNKRSFKAGYAAIIGKPNVGKSTLINGFLGCKLSIVTPKPQTTRKKIMGVLTRDDFQIVFYDTPGIIEPKYELQRYMVKEAYNAVKDADVILLLAEPFKPPAGEDEEVLKKLSSLNIPVILAMNKIDLVKKDDLIPVIAAYNEQMNFAEIVPISALKGINIDLMLTLLVKYLPEGEPFYPEDYLTDYNERFLAAEVVREKIFELYGEEIPYSTAVEIEEFKEREAGKDFIKAIIYVERESQKGIIIGEDGRSVKHLGTIARKEIEKQTGKNVYLELRVKVMGKWRKDKNKLQRLGYK, from the coding sequence ATGCAGTCAAATAAAAGAAGCTTTAAGGCTGGTTATGCAGCCATTATAGGAAAACCAAATGTTGGTAAATCAACATTGATTAATGGCTTTTTGGGATGCAAATTATCTATCGTCACTCCCAAACCACAGACAACAAGAAAAAAGATTATGGGGGTGTTGACTCGTGATGATTTTCAGATTGTTTTTTATGACACCCCTGGTATTATTGAGCCAAAATATGAACTGCAAAGATATATGGTAAAAGAAGCCTACAATGCGGTAAAAGACGCCGATGTAATTCTTTTGCTTGCCGAACCTTTTAAACCGCCTGCGGGTGAGGATGAGGAAGTACTAAAGAAACTATCATCACTTAACATCCCTGTTATATTGGCCATGAATAAGATTGATTTGGTAAAAAAAGACGATCTGATCCCTGTTATTGCAGCATATAATGAACAGATGAATTTTGCGGAGATCGTACCTATTTCAGCTTTGAAGGGAATTAACATTGACTTGATGCTTACCTTGCTTGTGAAATATTTGCCGGAAGGTGAACCTTTCTATCCTGAGGACTATTTAACCGACTACAATGAGAGGTTTCTTGCTGCCGAGGTAGTCCGGGAAAAAATATTTGAATTGTATGGTGAGGAGATCCCATATTCCACGGCGGTTGAGATAGAAGAATTTAAGGAACGGGAAGCGGGGAAGGATTTTATAAAGGCTATTATTTACGTGGAACGCGAATCCCAAAAAGGTATTATTATTGGAGAGGATGGAAGATCAGTGAAGCATCTTGGAACAATTGCAAGAAAAGAGATAGAAAAGCAAACAGGTAAAAATGTATATCTGGAATTACGGGTTAAAGTTATGGGGAAATGGAGGAAAGACAAGAATAAACTGCAGAGATTAGGATACAAATGA
- the pyrE gene encoding orotate phosphoribosyltransferase produces the protein MGTVKVKRRLLEILLKKSFKYSEEPVFKLASGRMSNYYINCKTTTMDSEAMHLIGLIFYEKIKTLPVNAIGGLTQGADPIAFACAMVSGMEGKPLNAFVVRRKAKEHGLRRDIEGDIHEGDKVVIVDDVVTTGQSTIEAIQKARSEKLEILKAIALIDRQEGGRENIEKLGIPFESVFTKDDLINSYKTLVV, from the coding sequence ATGGGCACTGTGAAAGTGAAAAGACGATTACTTGAAATATTACTGAAAAAATCTTTTAAATACAGTGAAGAGCCGGTGTTTAAATTGGCTTCCGGGAGGATGAGTAACTATTATATTAATTGCAAGACTACGACTATGGATTCGGAAGCTATGCATCTTATAGGTCTCATATTCTACGAGAAAATAAAGACGCTTCCTGTGAATGCTATTGGAGGATTAACCCAGGGGGCTGATCCCATTGCTTTTGCCTGTGCTATGGTTAGTGGTATGGAAGGTAAGCCTCTGAATGCATTTGTTGTCAGGAGAAAGGCAAAAGAACACGGATTAAGGAGGGATATTGAAGGTGACATACATGAAGGGGATAAGGTGGTAATCGTTGATGACGTGGTTACTACCGGCCAGTCTACGATCGAAGCTATTCAAAAAGCGAGAAGCGAGAAACTTGAGATTTTGAAGGCTATAGCTTTAATAGACCGACAGGAGGGTGGAAGAGAAAACATCGAAAAATTGGGGATACCCTTTGAATCCGTTTTTACAAAGGATGATTTAATAAATTCTTATAAGACTCTGGTTGTGTAG